One genomic segment of Sphingorhabdus sp. M41 includes these proteins:
- a CDS encoding TonB-dependent siderophore receptor has protein sequence MRLLKTAILCATALSPLPALAADAGEGAEQRTIIVTGALEEGSTATKTDTPIIETPQPITVIDDELYLAQGAISIGDTLNYVSGVTANPYGPDSRVDGAFVRGINALQFRDGMRDIFSFYASIRADPYNFDQVELVRGPASVLFGQGALGGIINLVSKRPEFEAGGEVSVRYGSFNRKEALVDVTGPLGDTVAARIVARVRDADTQTDYVPDDRVMVSPSITFQPSSDTELTLIGLYQEDDGGSTSQFLPLVGTILPNPNGQLPNSQFVGKPGWDRYDGRLLQGTALLEHRFNESARINLKARYIDSDLTYLTHYPNSYSNPTNPYLDAGQRLIGLYVDGTIARMEIFSTDNNVQLDFNTGSAVEHTLLAGLDYSANKVHKTRGLAVEAIDIYNIDYDALSGYGGGLPTPTSVSEDVDQDQLGIYVQDQIRFFDRVSIVLGARRDWTSAQSKGGATRKDAATTFRAGIIGEAVKGVSPFFSYTESFEPIAGTASDGSAFVPKSGRQFEAGIKFHPADNILATVTAYHIKENNRPVSDDSTVDPTDQIQIGYMTSKGIEFEGNVSLPGDLTIIANASYNEAEVAGTGHQIDNVPKFNASLWTTKGFSLGNETTLLLGGGVRHVGKNRSFGRAFPDGLVTPSFTLVDALAEVTHGSWSFALNATNLFDKRYYSACLARGDCFVGSERNVMGTVSYRF, from the coding sequence ATGCGACTTCTGAAAACTGCCATCCTGTGCGCGACCGCGCTTTCTCCATTGCCGGCGCTCGCCGCAGATGCCGGGGAGGGTGCAGAGCAGCGCACCATCATTGTGACCGGTGCGCTCGAAGAAGGCAGCACCGCGACCAAGACCGACACGCCGATTATCGAGACGCCGCAACCGATCACGGTGATCGACGACGAACTCTATCTTGCCCAGGGCGCGATCAGCATTGGCGATACGCTGAATTACGTGTCCGGCGTGACAGCCAATCCTTACGGCCCTGACAGTCGGGTCGACGGCGCATTCGTGCGCGGGATCAACGCGCTGCAGTTCCGCGACGGCATGCGCGACATCTTCAGCTTTTATGCAAGCATCCGCGCCGATCCTTACAATTTCGACCAGGTTGAACTGGTTCGCGGTCCGGCCTCGGTCCTGTTCGGGCAGGGGGCGCTTGGCGGGATCATCAATCTCGTTTCAAAACGACCCGAATTTGAAGCAGGCGGAGAAGTGTCGGTTCGCTATGGCTCGTTCAATCGCAAGGAAGCGCTGGTCGACGTTACCGGCCCGCTCGGCGACACGGTTGCCGCTCGGATCGTTGCCCGGGTTCGCGATGCCGATACGCAAACCGACTATGTACCCGACGACCGGGTGATGGTCTCGCCTTCGATCACGTTCCAGCCTTCCTCCGATACCGAGCTCACCCTGATCGGCCTGTATCAGGAAGATGATGGTGGCTCGACATCGCAATTCCTGCCGCTGGTCGGGACGATCCTGCCCAATCCCAACGGCCAGCTGCCGAACAGCCAGTTTGTCGGCAAGCCCGGCTGGGACCGCTATGACGGTCGGCTGCTGCAGGGGACGGCCCTGCTCGAACATCGATTCAATGAATCTGCCCGGATCAATCTCAAGGCCCGGTATATCGACAGCGACCTGACTTATCTGACTCACTATCCGAACAGCTATTCAAATCCGACCAATCCCTATCTTGATGCGGGCCAGCGGCTCATCGGTCTCTATGTTGATGGCACGATCGCGCGGATGGAGATCTTCTCCACGGACAATAATGTCCAGCTTGATTTCAACACCGGTTCGGCAGTCGAACATACGCTGCTCGCGGGCCTCGATTACAGCGCCAACAAGGTGCACAAGACCCGCGGCTTAGCGGTCGAGGCGATCGACATCTACAATATAGATTATGATGCCCTGTCCGGTTATGGCGGGGGACTACCGACACCGACCTCTGTGTCCGAGGATGTCGATCAGGACCAGCTCGGCATCTATGTCCAGGACCAGATCCGCTTCTTCGACCGTGTCTCGATCGTGCTTGGCGCGCGGCGTGACTGGACCAGCGCCCAGAGCAAGGGCGGCGCAACCCGGAAAGACGCGGCAACGACGTTCCGCGCGGGAATCATCGGCGAAGCCGTTAAAGGTGTGTCGCCTTTCTTCAGCTATACCGAGAGCTTTGAACCGATCGCCGGAACCGCCAGCGATGGCAGCGCCTTTGTTCCGAAATCGGGCCGCCAGTTCGAGGCGGGGATAAAATTCCATCCTGCCGACAATATTCTGGCGACCGTCACCGCTTATCATATCAAGGAGAATAACCGTCCGGTTTCGGACGATAGTACCGTCGATCCGACAGACCAAATCCAGATTGGATATATGACATCCAAGGGGATAGAATTCGAAGGCAATGTCTCTCTGCCGGGCGATCTGACCATCATCGCCAATGCAAGTTACAACGAGGCCGAGGTGGCCGGCACCGGTCACCAGATCGACAATGTACCCAAGTTCAACGCTTCGCTCTGGACCACCAAGGGCTTCTCGCTGGGCAACGAAACCACGCTCCTGCTCGGTGGCGGTGTCCGTCATGTCGGCAAGAACCGCTCGTTTGGCCGTGCTTTTCCTGATGGCCTCGTCACACCGTCCTTCACTCTGGTCGATGCGCTGGCGGAGGTGACCCACGGCAGCTGGAGCTTTGCGCTGAACGCCACCAACCTGTTCGACAAGCGCTATTACTCGGCCTGTCTGGCGCGCGGTGATTGCTTTGTCGGTAGCGAACGCAACGTCATGGGCACGGTAAGCTACCGTTTCTGA
- a CDS encoding anti-sigma factor family protein, whose protein sequence is MTFDEATIMAYVDGECDAVTVKRIEKAMVTDAALAERVRKARALRDKLAAFYAPVAEEAVPDRLSAMLTSPAASNVDSSFTARKADKEHARQQRRSMGVAQWGAMAATLVLGIVVGQFGLADGSDSPFAQDGGALVASGPLENALEKQLASAQPDDSDYRIGLTFRSRTGNICRSFTGEAVSGIGCREGQQWKMVSTLPGGNESDYRQASSSTVNAIAADMMADAPADAETERKLLESGWK, encoded by the coding sequence ATGACCTTTGATGAAGCAACAATCATGGCTTATGTCGATGGTGAATGCGATGCGGTGACGGTCAAGCGTATCGAGAAGGCAATGGTGACGGATGCAGCTTTGGCCGAACGGGTTAGAAAAGCACGTGCGTTGCGCGATAAATTGGCGGCTTTTTATGCGCCAGTGGCAGAAGAAGCGGTCCCGGATCGCTTGAGCGCGATGTTGACCTCCCCTGCTGCGTCCAACGTCGATAGCAGTTTCACAGCGCGCAAAGCGGATAAGGAACATGCCAGGCAACAGCGCCGTAGCATGGGCGTCGCTCAATGGGGCGCAATGGCGGCCACACTTGTCTTGGGTATCGTAGTCGGTCAATTCGGCCTGGCGGACGGCTCTGACTCCCCCTTTGCGCAGGATGGCGGCGCGCTTGTCGCCAGTGGTCCGCTTGAGAATGCCCTGGAGAAACAGCTTGCCTCTGCGCAGCCTGATGACAGCGATTATCGCATTGGCCTGACTTTCCGCTCAAGGACCGGCAACATCTGTCGAAGCTTCACCGGCGAAGCAGTGTCCGGGATCGGCTGCCGCGAAGGACAGCAATGGAAGATGGTCAGCACCTTGCCGGGAGGTAACGAGAGCGACTATCGTCAGGCGTCGAGCAGTACGGTCAATGCGATCGCTGCAGACATGATGGCGGATGCGCCGGCGGATGCTGAAACCGAACGCAAGCTATTGGAATCAGGCTGGAAATGA
- the hspQ gene encoding heat shock protein HspQ has translation MNSADPFKSGNPLPPNTPDILDARFAIGDVVRHRIFDFRGVIYDIDPVFANSEEWYEAIPKDLQPPRDQPFYHLLAENTDSSYIAYVSQQNLLSDNSGEPVSHPDVARLFQATESGKYKLHQIHQH, from the coding sequence ATGAACTCAGCAGACCCTTTCAAGTCCGGCAATCCCCTGCCGCCCAACACGCCCGATATTCTCGACGCGCGTTTCGCCATCGGCGACGTTGTCCGGCACCGGATTTTCGATTTTCGCGGCGTGATCTATGATATTGATCCGGTTTTCGCCAATAGCGAAGAATGGTATGAGGCTATTCCGAAGGACCTGCAGCCGCCTCGGGACCAGCCTTTTTACCATCTGCTCGCGGAAAATACCGACAGCAGCTATATTGCCTATGTCAGCCAGCAGAATCTTCTGTCCGACAACAGCGGCGAACCGGTCAGCCATCCCGATGTCGCGCGGCTGTTTCAGGCGACCGAGAGCGGCAAATATAAGTTGCACCAGATTCACCAGCACTAG
- a CDS encoding ABC transporter permease, with protein sequence MLDQPEKDQTTGSTVNAMRFAEPGVPIIRGVNWAGFLALYWKEVRRFVKVQLQTIWAPSITTLLFLIIFTVAMGRGDRTVLGVPFADFIAPGLICMGMLQNAFANSSFSMLVGKIQGTIIDYLTPPLSVGELLAALVASSMTRAILVGFAVWLAMFFWPGVNVGVSHWWAVIWFGLMGAAMLSLLGVLTSIWAEKFDHAAAVSNFVVAPLALLSGTFYSIDRLSPAFQAVSHVNPFFYAISGFRYGFLAEADSPVLLGAVILLAINICLTLICYFLLKSGWKIKS encoded by the coding sequence ATGCTCGACCAACCCGAAAAAGATCAGACGACCGGTTCTACGGTCAATGCAATGCGCTTCGCCGAACCCGGCGTGCCGATCATCCGCGGCGTCAACTGGGCCGGATTTCTGGCGCTCTACTGGAAAGAGGTGCGGCGCTTCGTCAAAGTGCAGTTGCAGACCATCTGGGCGCCTTCGATCACCACATTATTGTTCCTGATCATCTTCACCGTTGCCATGGGCCGCGGCGACCGCACCGTATTGGGTGTACCTTTCGCCGACTTTATTGCGCCCGGCCTGATCTGCATGGGCATGTTGCAAAATGCCTTCGCCAACAGCAGTTTCTCGATGCTGGTCGGCAAGATCCAGGGCACGATCATCGACTATCTGACGCCGCCCCTCTCGGTCGGAGAATTGCTGGCGGCGCTGGTCGCATCCTCGATGACACGGGCAATATTGGTCGGTTTCGCGGTCTGGCTGGCAATGTTCTTCTGGCCGGGTGTCAATGTCGGGGTTTCCCACTGGTGGGCGGTGATCTGGTTCGGCTTGATGGGCGCGGCGATGTTGTCTTTGCTCGGCGTTTTGACATCGATCTGGGCGGAAAAATTCGACCATGCCGCTGCAGTCAGCAATTTCGTGGTCGCGCCGCTGGCGCTGCTCTCCGGTACATTTTATTCGATCGACCGCCTGTCTCCGGCTTTTCAGGCCGTGAGCCATGTAAATCCGTTTTTCTATGCGATCTCCGGGTTCCGCTATGGCTTTCTCGCCGAGGCGGATTCGCCGGTCCTGCTGGGCGCAGTGATCCTGCTGGCAATCAACATCTGCCTGACGCTGATCTGCTATTTTCTGCTGAAATCGGGCTGGAAGATCAAGTCCTGA
- a CDS encoding RNA polymerase sigma factor: MAFEQDLLELLPRLRRFARSLTRDISDADDLCQMALERALNKRDQWQTGTRLDSWMYRITRNIWIDTVRAAGRREHVANDDEAMENVAGDDHQRMESRMELNDVDRAMDRLPLEQREAISLVLVEGFAYKEAAALLDIPIGTLTSRLVRGREALQRELGEAA, encoded by the coding sequence ATGGCCTTTGAACAGGATCTGCTGGAGTTACTCCCGCGATTGCGGCGCTTTGCCCGCAGCCTGACGCGCGATATCAGTGACGCGGATGACCTGTGTCAGATGGCCCTGGAGCGTGCCCTGAACAAGCGCGATCAGTGGCAGACTGGAACAAGACTGGATAGCTGGATGTACAGAATTACCCGTAATATTTGGATCGATACGGTCCGCGCGGCTGGCCGCCGCGAACATGTAGCCAATGATGATGAAGCGATGGAGAATGTCGCGGGTGACGATCATCAGCGTATGGAAAGCCGGATGGAGCTCAATGATGTCGACCGGGCGATGGATCGCCTGCCGCTCGAACAGCGCGAAGCGATATCGCTCGTTCTGGTCGAGGGCTTTGCCTATAAGGAAGCCGCCGCCCTGCTGGACATTCCGATCGGAACATTAACCTCCCGTCTGGTGCGCGGGCGCGAAGCCCTGCAACGCGAACTCGGAGAAGCGGCATGA
- the parE gene encoding DNA topoisomerase IV subunit B, which yields MSDDLFGSNPPSQSNPGDYDASAIEVLEGLEPVRKRPGMYIGGVDERALHHLAAEVIDNSMDEAVAGHASRIEITLDSDNRLTVTDNGRGIPVDPHPKFPGKSALEVIMTTLHSGGKFSDKAYATSGGLHGVGVSVVNALSSDTVVEVARNKTIYRQSFSQGLPTSKLEEVGTAPNRRGTSISFVPDIEIFGEGNRFKPSRLFKLARSKAYLYAGVEIRWKCDESQASDDVPAEATFQFPGGLSDHLREQLSGRECVTTDFFAGNQDFPDAQGRVEWAITWPIWTDGSYSWYCNTIPTPNGGTHETGLRNALVRGLRAFGELVQIKKASQLTADDIISGGEMMLSVFIRDPQFQSQTKDRLTSPEAAKLVENAIRDHFDHFLTDNMDRGKALLGFVMERMDERLKRKAEREVKRKTATSGRKVRLPGKLTDCSGNDPAGTEIFIVEGDSAGGSAKQARNRKTQAILPIRGKILNVASANSAKIFANSEIADLILALGCGTRKDCDPDNLRYERVIIMTDADVDGAHIATLLMTFFFQEMPELVRQGHLFLARPPLYRISAGGKSHYAQDERARAVIENGPFKGKKVEVSRFKGLGEMNPNQLKETTMDPETRSLYKVTLPQEYEQRASVKDLVDRLMGKNPEHRFNFIQQNAASLDEDVIDA from the coding sequence ATGTCTGATGATCTGTTCGGTTCCAACCCGCCAAGCCAATCCAATCCCGGTGACTATGATGCCTCGGCAATCGAGGTTCTCGAGGGGCTCGAGCCTGTTCGCAAGCGTCCCGGCATGTATATTGGTGGTGTCGATGAACGGGCGCTCCACCATCTTGCTGCCGAAGTCATCGACAACAGCATGGACGAGGCCGTGGCCGGCCATGCCAGCCGGATAGAAATCACGCTCGATTCGGACAACCGGCTCACCGTGACCGACAATGGCCGTGGTATTCCAGTCGATCCGCACCCCAAATTTCCAGGAAAATCAGCGCTCGAAGTGATCATGACGACGCTTCATTCCGGCGGCAAATTTTCCGACAAGGCCTATGCGACATCGGGGGGACTGCACGGCGTCGGCGTCTCGGTGGTCAACGCCTTGTCCTCCGACACAGTGGTCGAAGTGGCGCGCAACAAGACAATCTATCGCCAGTCTTTTTCGCAAGGCCTCCCGACATCCAAACTCGAAGAGGTTGGCACTGCTCCAAACCGCCGCGGTACCAGCATATCGTTTGTGCCCGATATCGAGATTTTCGGCGAAGGCAACCGGTTCAAACCCTCGCGGCTGTTCAAGCTGGCCCGCTCCAAGGCCTATCTCTACGCCGGTGTCGAGATCCGCTGGAAATGCGACGAAAGCCAGGCCAGCGATGATGTTCCGGCAGAAGCCACCTTCCAGTTCCCCGGCGGTCTTTCCGATCACTTGCGCGAACAGCTTTCGGGTCGGGAATGCGTTACTACCGATTTCTTTGCCGGCAATCAGGATTTCCCCGATGCCCAGGGCCGGGTCGAATGGGCGATTACCTGGCCGATCTGGACCGATGGCAGCTATAGCTGGTATTGTAACACCATTCCGACACCCAATGGCGGCACCCATGAAACCGGCCTGCGCAACGCGCTGGTTCGCGGCCTGCGCGCCTTTGGCGAATTGGTACAGATCAAGAAAGCGTCTCAACTGACCGCAGACGACATTATTTCCGGCGGCGAGATGATGCTGTCCGTGTTCATCCGCGACCCACAATTCCAGAGCCAGACCAAGGATCGGCTGACCTCTCCCGAGGCGGCGAAATTGGTCGAAAACGCGATACGCGACCATTTCGACCATTTCCTCACCGACAATATGGATCGCGGCAAGGCTTTGCTCGGCTTTGTCATGGAACGAATGGACGAGCGGTTGAAGCGCAAGGCCGAGCGCGAGGTCAAGCGCAAGACGGCAACATCGGGCCGCAAGGTTCGGCTACCCGGCAAGCTGACCGATTGCTCGGGCAATGATCCGGCAGGAACCGAAATTTTCATCGTCGAAGGTGACAGCGCTGGCGGTTCGGCGAAACAGGCTCGCAACCGCAAAACACAGGCTATTCTTCCGATACGCGGTAAAATTCTGAACGTTGCATCAGCCAATAGCGCAAAGATATTCGCCAATAGCGAGATTGCCGACCTGATTCTGGCGCTCGGCTGCGGTACGCGCAAGGATTGTGACCCCGACAATCTTCGTTACGAGCGGGTGATAATCATGACCGACGCCGATGTCGACGGCGCCCATATCGCGACCTTGCTGATGACATTCTTCTTTCAGGAAATGCCCGAGCTGGTTCGGCAGGGACATCTGTTCCTCGCCCGCCCGCCGCTTTACCGGATTAGTGCTGGCGGCAAGAGCCACTATGCGCAGGACGAACGCGCCCGCGCCGTCATTGAAAATGGTCCGTTCAAGGGCAAGAAAGTCGAAGTCAGCCGTTTCAAGGGTCTCGGAGAGATGAACCCGAACCAGCTGAAGGAAACGACCATGGATCCTGAAACACGTTCGCTGTACAAGGTTACACTGCCGCAGGAATATGAGCAGCGCGCCAGCGTCAAGGACCTGGTCGACCGGCTGATGGGCAAGAACCCCGAGCATCGGTTCAACTTCATCCAGCAAAATGCTGCCAGCCTTGATGAAGATGTGATCGACGCCTAG
- a CDS encoding GcrA family cell cycle regulator, giving the protein MAWTDERIDSLKNMWEKGLTASQIAEELGGVSRNAVIGKAHRLGLKSRPSPVKAKPQAKKGAKPAPKPKKPPAKAGAVAKPKEEHVARRAMPPPTPAARTHAAQQARQPKHDGPKIVSVGPGGFLRQGPGDQQAPIPPAPPRRLVPAKPSDEIADKTSLLDLNDKICRWPINHPGEPDFHFCGEEVNPGFPYCVEHCGRAFQAQLPRGARRAPPPLPFGGPRVR; this is encoded by the coding sequence ATGGCTTGGACGGATGAGCGGATCGATTCGCTGAAGAATATGTGGGAAAAAGGCCTGACTGCCAGCCAGATCGCGGAAGAACTGGGCGGCGTCAGTCGCAATGCCGTGATCGGCAAGGCGCATCGCCTTGGCCTGAAGTCACGTCCCTCACCGGTAAAAGCCAAGCCACAAGCCAAAAAAGGCGCAAAACCCGCACCCAAACCGAAAAAGCCGCCAGCCAAGGCTGGTGCAGTTGCCAAGCCGAAGGAAGAGCATGTTGCGCGTCGCGCCATGCCGCCGCCAACGCCGGCAGCACGCACGCACGCTGCACAACAGGCGCGTCAGCCCAAGCATGACGGTCCGAAGATCGTGTCCGTCGGCCCCGGCGGCTTCCTGCGCCAGGGTCCCGGCGACCAGCAGGCACCGATTCCACCCGCACCGCCGCGCCGTCTGGTTCCGGCCAAGCCGAGCGACGAGATTGCCGACAAGACGAGCCTGCTCGACCTCAACGACAAGATCTGCCGCTGGCCGATCAATCATCCGGGCGAACCCGACTTCCATTTCTGCGGTGAAGAAGTGAACCCGGGCTTTCCCTATTGCGTTGAACATTGTGGTCGTGCGTTCCAGGCCCAATTGCCTCGCGGTGCCCGTCGTGCGCCGCCGCCGCTGCCCTTTGGCGGCCCGCGGGTTCGCTAG
- a CDS encoding serine hydrolase produces MRFLYVFTLCLLPFTLALTASPATAQTQTIPSPQLSLRANDVLRLLQGAEIEAEVFDENFRNAVPPARFRALVQQVSAQQGQPLAISSIDPRNANSAILKVRYEKSIGTVHIDLENDPPHRISGLQLTGFEGAGDSIADVMAAIDALPGRQGVLIRQLDTPDHPPLAALDPDGSYAIASAVKLYILAELDRSIQVGERQWSDVVQLGPKSHPSGISQNWPDGSPVTLHTLATLMISISDNSATDTLIRIIGQDKLSQIVTATGHHNPDELRPLLMTRQASALKMPVHAERREQYLSAGPAEREQLLTEFDSALTLDSLDSRILTHRPNFIDQLEWFATPADVVRLLDYLRRNASEESRTILAINPGIGQDAAGKWSYFGYKGGSEPGVLSFNFLLQSKAGKNYAVSVSWNNEEISLQESELLALTTRLVNLLAEQ; encoded by the coding sequence TTGCGGTTCCTATATGTTTTCACGCTTTGCCTTTTGCCCTTCACGCTCGCGCTCACTGCAAGCCCTGCCACCGCACAGACGCAGACTATCCCATCTCCGCAGCTTTCGCTTCGCGCCAATGATGTGCTCCGTCTGTTGCAAGGCGCCGAGATTGAAGCCGAGGTGTTCGACGAGAATTTCCGCAACGCTGTGCCCCCTGCCCGGTTTCGCGCGCTTGTCCAGCAAGTGTCGGCACAGCAGGGTCAGCCACTCGCAATTTCATCCATCGATCCGCGCAACGCCAATTCCGCGATTCTCAAGGTCCGCTATGAGAAATCCATCGGCACGGTCCATATAGATCTGGAAAATGATCCGCCGCATCGCATTTCTGGCCTGCAGCTGACAGGTTTCGAGGGCGCGGGCGATTCGATTGCTGATGTCATGGCCGCGATCGACGCTCTTCCCGGTCGTCAGGGTGTGCTGATCCGGCAACTCGATACGCCCGACCATCCACCCCTCGCCGCGCTCGATCCAGATGGAAGTTATGCCATCGCATCGGCTGTCAAACTCTATATATTGGCGGAGCTCGACCGTTCGATACAGGTAGGCGAACGGCAATGGTCCGATGTCGTGCAACTGGGGCCGAAATCCCATCCGTCCGGGATCAGCCAGAACTGGCCCGACGGGTCACCAGTGACTCTACACACGCTAGCCACATTGATGATCTCGATCAGCGATAACAGCGCCACCGACACATTGATCCGGATCATCGGTCAGGACAAATTATCCCAAATCGTAACCGCCACTGGCCATCACAACCCGGACGAGCTGCGCCCCCTGCTGATGACACGTCAGGCCTCGGCCCTGAAAATGCCAGTTCATGCAGAGCGCCGAGAGCAATATCTGAGCGCCGGTCCGGCGGAGCGCGAACAACTGCTGACAGAATTCGACAGCGCCTTGACGCTCGACAGCCTCGATTCCCGCATATTGACCCACAGACCCAATTTCATCGATCAGCTGGAATGGTTTGCCACCCCGGCGGATGTCGTCAGATTGCTGGACTATCTGCGCCGCAACGCGAGCGAGGAAAGCCGAACCATATTGGCGATCAATCCCGGGATCGGCCAGGATGCCGCAGGGAAGTGGAGCTATTTCGGCTATAAGGGCGGATCGGAACCGGGCGTATTATCCTTCAATTTCCTGTTGCAGTCGAAAGCGGGCAAAAATTACGCTGTCTCCGTCAGCTGGAACAATGAAGAAATATCGCTGCAGGAAAGCGAGCTGCTGGCGCTAACCACGCGTCTGGTAAATCTGCTGGCGGAGCAGTAG
- a CDS encoding PepSY-associated TM helix domain-containing protein — protein MNGIIEPATVKKSLSAHAAIGLIAGALLYIVSLTGTIAVFYQELQRVEQPYAPEMTLIAPGAVQRGVEAVLASEAGQPTTTHLYVHLPDGELPRATITTDTQAVHLTQDGSIAEPEEIAWSDFLVKLHYTLNLPALVGITIVGILGVMMLALAVSGVVAHPRVFRDAFRLRARNSNGTGLADWHNRLSVWTLPFSVAIALTGALIGIASVTAYGIAADDYEGDVEAVYGPIFGEEGEADPRPAPVPDVAAALAHMSLEYPDLHLTYAILHDPMTSGQHIQIVGEHDRRLVFGEYYTFNADGRFEHMAGLADGELGQQAAASTYQLHFGTFGGLPVKLAYLLFGVALTGICATGTYIWLGKRRRRGIEEPRLRGAWHGVVIGTPIALAITLIARMVFGNDFPFAIAFWIVLVVAVIGGAEIMKRKADGRVTALSA, from the coding sequence ATGAACGGCATAATCGAACCGGCGACGGTGAAAAAGTCCCTCTCCGCCCATGCCGCCATCGGTCTCATTGCCGGAGCGCTGCTCTATATTGTCTCGCTGACCGGTACGATCGCGGTATTCTATCAGGAACTCCAGCGCGTCGAGCAACCTTACGCGCCGGAAATGACTTTGATTGCGCCCGGAGCCGTGCAACGCGGCGTCGAGGCAGTGCTTGCCAGCGAAGCTGGCCAGCCGACCACCACGCATCTCTATGTCCATCTCCCGGACGGAGAGTTGCCGCGCGCGACCATCACCACCGATACGCAGGCGGTGCACCTGACGCAGGATGGCTCGATTGCCGAGCCGGAAGAAATCGCCTGGTCGGATTTCCTCGTGAAGCTCCACTATACGCTCAATCTGCCGGCTCTTGTCGGGATCACGATCGTCGGCATACTCGGCGTGATGATGCTGGCGCTTGCGGTAAGCGGTGTGGTCGCCCACCCGCGCGTCTTTCGCGACGCATTCCGCCTGCGCGCGCGCAATAGCAACGGGACCGGTCTGGCCGACTGGCACAACCGCCTCAGCGTCTGGACCTTGCCCTTTTCTGTCGCGATCGCGCTGACCGGCGCGCTGATCGGAATCGCCAGCGTGACCGCTTATGGTATCGCTGCGGACGATTATGAAGGCGACGTCGAGGCGGTATATGGTCCGATTTTCGGCGAGGAAGGCGAGGCAGATCCCCGTCCGGCACCGGTTCCCGATGTTGCAGCCGCGCTTGCGCATATGAGCCTCGAATATCCCGATCTGCATTTGACCTACGCCATTCTCCATGATCCGATGACCAGCGGGCAGCATATCCAGATTGTCGGAGAGCATGACCGGAGGCTGGTATTTGGCGAATATTATACTTTCAACGCCGACGGTCGCTTCGAACATATGGCCGGCCTCGCGGATGGCGAGCTTGGGCAACAGGCAGCAGCCTCGACCTACCAGTTGCACTTTGGCACTTTCGGCGGCCTCCCGGTAAAGCTCGCCTATCTGCTGTTCGGCGTCGCGCTTACCGGAATCTGCGCCACCGGCACTTATATCTGGCTGGGCAAGCGCCGGCGGCGAGGCATCGAGGAGCCACGGCTGCGGGGTGCCTGGCACGGCGTCGTCATCGGCACTCCGATCGCCCTCGCGATAACGCTTATCGCGCGGATGGTCTTCGGGAATGACTTTCCTTTTGCGATCGCATTCTGGATTGTCTTGGTGGTAGCCGTTATCGGCGGAGCAGAAATTATGAAGCGCAAGGCCGATGGGCGCGTGACCGCTTTGAGTGCTTAG